AATGCAGCTTGTGCTTGTCTGAGCCTTTCAGCATTCAGATTTCTCAGCAAGTCAGGTAACACAAGATAACTCATCATCGTCACATTACAAACTACTCCTAGACATTATTATGCACCtatacatacactatatctagatgcataataatatctatgaaataaaaaagctaaaatgacctacaataaaaaagctaaaatgacctacagaGCGAGTACTCCACAAGCTAATTAGCGAAGCTGTGTCCTGTTCTTCTGGCTTGCGCATTTTTGTTTCAATTTACAAACTACTCCATGGAGGCACTTCAAACTGAAGACAGTAACCTTTTTGTATATTCGAACGTTAGCATTGGTAGTGCTAGTCGAACAAGAACCAATTAGCGACACTTCAAAACTCAAAACAATGTTTAATCACAAACAATGCTATTACTACTCAGAATGGTGTGATGAACGTATTTCTGGCCGTTTATAGACTTCAATGGCTGCAACTGCAGTTGCATCCAATCCAATGATGAATCTTTACAGCATGTTTACTGTACTTGCATCCAGATCAATGGTGAATCTTTACAGCATGTTTCTTTACATACAAGTTTCATCAGATTATtccaaatttgaactgcagcgATGCTAACGTCTGTACATCTGTCATGTTTCGATGAGCAATTCGAACTCTTCATCACCCACCATCAGAACGTGGGCACCCAATAGCAGCACTCTTTTGCCTTCAGGATTGGCAGCGCTCATATGCTTGCAAGGGTCGACGGTAATCTCCACGTTGGTTGCGCTGCCAGAAGCCGTGTGGACACGCTCAAAACCAACCAATTGTTTTATTGGAAAGCCTGGAACGCTTGATTTTGATCTTGAAAACAGTAGAACAGCATGGCTCCCATCCATGTCACCATGATTTGAAACCGCAACGCGAACAGAGAATGTTAGAGCTTCACATGAAGCAATGTCTTCGGCTTTCACAAAGTCTAGCCCATCCCTCCTTGTGTATGCAGGCTTCCTACTGATAATGTCCGGAACTAATGAATATGACACGCTGATCTTCTTTGGAGCTGACAAGATGCTATAAGAATATTTGGAGTAACTTAAGCCATATCCAAAACCATACACTACATCTCCAGTGTAAAATCGATATGTTCTTCCTGGGTAACCACGTGAAGGATCAGCTCTCATATTCATATCAGTCATCGGAATAGCAGTGAAGGATTCTGGGTACCAAGTCATAGCCAGCTTTCCTCCTGCCATTACAGCACACCAGATTAGTCCAACAGCCACCACAACTATTTCATTGCAATACATGCAAGTGCTGTTTTCTTTCAAGAAGTGTAAGTTGTTTACCCACCTGGGTTGTACTCCCCAAAAAGAATTTCTGGAAGGACTTGTCCACCAACCTCGCCAGGATATCCGAGCCAAAGAATGCTTGCAATTCGTGGATCATGCTTTGCAAAAGAAACATCAACAGGACCACCACCCAAGAGAACCAACACAAGGGGCTTCTTCGTTACACTAGCAACGGCATGTATGAGGTCCATCTGCTTGCCTGGAAGGAGAAGGCTCACTCTATCGAAGTCTTCACGCTCTTCTGTCAGGTTCAACCCAGCAACTACAACAATGATATCGGCTCTTTTAGCTGCTTCAATGGCTTCGCCAAATAAATCTGTTGAGTTACAGGAAACATCCTTGCATCCAGCAGCAAAGGTTGTTTGTGTAACATAGGCCTGAATGCCCTTAAGGAAGGTTGTAGGGTTGCAGGGAACACCTGATTAAAGTGAATCCAACGTTAAAAATGTATTCAAAGATAGTAAGTTAGCAAAATGTTTAATTGAGCCAGTGGTTTGGAACCTGTATAGTCTCCACCCATTGCATACACATCATTTACAGATGGTCCAATGATAGCAACATGTCTAACTTCGCTTCTCTTTAGAGGCAAGAAACTATTATAGTTCTTCAAAAGGACAGCACCCTGCCTTACAGCTTCAGCTGCAAGCTCTCTATGCTCTTTCGTGCACACATTATTGGGCCCTAATTGGTTGCCGCTGGGCTTATCGAATATTCCAAGACGCAGTTGAACAGAGAATAGATTAAAAAGGGCACGGTTGATATCTTGTTCTTGAATCTTCCCCTTTTCAATTGCTGACTTTGTATGCCGAACTAGGAAAGAACCACAGTTGAGATCCATTCCTTCAAAAAAGAGAGCAATCCTAACACCTCAGCAAAGGACAAGTAAATAGATTGAATAAATAAATGGTCAGATGTTCTATGGAATCTATTTTGACTAGATATTGAAAACTCCAAACAATAATGTTGTCAAAGAACCAATCGAAGCAGAAATTATCGTTCTAATATTGGGGGTTACCGTACATGGTTTACATTAGTTGGACTTGGCAACCGTTTTGACTATAAACCCCTAGTATCTACTTTTAAAATGCTAGAGTTGACCAAGAAATCAAACTTCTAGTCTATAAAGACAGAAAGACAACCAAAATCACAtatgtggaaaaaaaaaatttgagaagTAAAATGCACATGTGTTTCTCAGTAAAAGAGAGAAGGTTTAAGGCTACTAACCTGCCTTAAGAACAATT
This portion of the Setaria viridis chromosome 7, Setaria_viridis_v4.0, whole genome shotgun sequence genome encodes:
- the LOC117864228 gene encoding probable beta-D-xylosidase 6, whose product is MLFALLCLLVLAGAAPGTAVAAPNARPCASPYSASAYPFCDASLSIPARARALVSLLTLDEKIAQLSNTAAGVPRLGVPPYQWWSESLHGLADNGPGVNFSSGPVRAATAFPQVILTTAAFNRSLWRAVAGAVATEALGMHGAGQAGLTYWAPNINIFRDPRWGRGQETSGEDPAVAAAYSLEYVKGFQGEYGDEGRIRLSACCKHYTAYDMEKWEGFSRYTFNAKVNAQDLEDTYQPPFKTCIQEARASCLMCSYNQVNGVPICARKDLLQKTRDEWGFQGYITSDCDAVAIIHENQTYTNSDEDSVAIVLKAGMDLNCGSFLVRHTKSAIEKGKIQEQDINRALFNLFSVQLRLGIFDKPSGNQLGPNNVCTKEHRELAAEAVRQGAVLLKNYNSFLPLKRSEVRHVAIIGPSVNDVYAMGGDYTGVPCNPTTFLKGIQAYVTQTTFAAGCKDVSCNSTDLFGEAIEAAKRADIIVVVAGLNLTEEREDFDRVSLLLPGKQMDLIHAVASVTKKPLVLVLLGGGPVDVSFAKHDPRIASILWLGYPGEVGGQVLPEILFGEYNPGGKLAMTWYPESFTAIPMTDMNMRADPSRGYPGRTYRFYTGDVVYGFGYGLSYSKYSYSILSAPKKISVSYSLVPDIISRKPAYTRRDGLDFVKAEDIASCEALTFSVRVAVSNHGDMDGSHAVLLFSRSKSSVPGFPIKQLVGFERVHTASGSATNVEITVDPCKHMSAANPEGKRVLLLGAHVLMVGDEEFELLIET